One Nicotiana sylvestris chromosome 12, ASM39365v2, whole genome shotgun sequence genomic window carries:
- the LOC138883548 gene encoding uncharacterized protein: MSNPQDHLGTPPPPSPSNLSSSTPPSVSPKPRFRRQKMLARKTVASGALRKVLNERLKASQVKERPAPKSDSSSESESFQSVTEGDGHGSSDSEKTQESPFEVSYSVVENLETRFVLVGPIRDVELLEMSRSGGKKKSEKEKEREGACGEERGKGKGSILAICGVAQDRLDESGMKSWGSGSGEAAEGLVHLRKQRDEPVSSTEETLVDLLKKVGASYDPKKCKATTPKAPNVPKPSKKRKASYPTPTASSVPRGRATRSRVKQSEADLQKALEESKKRKKDKGKGKVAESSEAVEEEEMELVHQERGTTVEVPTPKPKKPKTSSKKSSSVPVAAKPALAKRTRSAVKAKQTKVFDDDDWSGEEEEDESEKEQDKLAIFGRRKILKGRLLKDLVEPGMMRLVDSLAAQGWKDMVLQMEGRLARNELIEFMANATVKDGVVSS; encoded by the coding sequence atgtctaacccacaagatcatcttggcactcctccaccaccatctccCTCAAATTTATCCTCATCTACTCCACCCAGTGTATctccaaaacctaggtttcgaaggcagaaaatgcttgctcgaaaaactgtagcatctggggctctgaggaaggttttaaatgaaaggttgaaagctagccaagtgaaagAACGCCCAGCTCCAAAGTCTGATTCTAGCTCTGAGTCTGAATCCTTTCAATCCGTGACTGAGGGAGATGgacatgggtcttctgactctgaaaaGACTCAAGAATCTCCTTTTGAGGTAAGTTATTCTGTGGTTGAAAActtagaaactaggtttgttctggttggaccCATTAGGGATGTTGAGTTGCTTGAGATgagtaggagtggaggtaaaaagaagtctgaaaaagaaaaagagagagagggtgcatgtggtgaagagaggggaaaaGGGAAGGGATCAATTCTTGCTATATGTGGGGTTGCACAAGATAGGTTAGATGAGAGTGGCATGAAGTCAtggggaagtggttctggggaagcagctgaggggttggttcatctaaGGAAACAAAGAGATGAACCTGTTTCATCTACTGAAGAAACCTTGGTTGACCTactgaaaaaggttggggcaagttatgacccaaagaaaTGCAAAGCTACTACACCAAAAGCCCCAAATGTTCCTAAGCCATCCAAGAAAAGAAAAGCCTCATACCCAACCCCTACTGCCTCTTCAGTGCCTAGgggtagagccacaagaagcagggtaaaacagagtgaagctgatctacaaaaggctttagaagaaagcaagaaaaggaaaaaggataagggaaagggaaaggttgCAGAATCTTCAGAGGCTGTTGAGGAAGAAGAGATGGAACTAGTCCATCAAGAGAGGggtacaacagtggaggttcctacacccaaGCCTAAGAAACCCAAGACTTCCTCCAAGAAGTCCTCCTCTGTGCCTGTAGCTGCTAAACCCgcactagccaagaggacaagatctgcagTGAAAGCTAAACAAACCAAAGTTTTTGATGATGATgattggagtggagaagaagaagaagatgaatctGAGAAGGAACAAGATAAGCTTGCCATTTTTGGCAGAAGAAAAATCTTAAAAGGTAGATTGTTgaaggacctggtggaaccagggatGATGAGATTGGTAGACTCTTTGGCTGctcagggatggaaggacatggtccttcagatggaaggTAGGCTAGCTAGAAATGAGTTGATTGAATTTATGGCAAATGCTACTGTTAAGGATG